In a single window of the Rhizobiaceae bacterium genome:
- a CDS encoding aminopeptidase: MTTGSSGLLTGTLEHLRRPLVRNIKEGQRILVLSDTEHDPRVWQAIMTILADIGADATLALFSRRPADYYDPPEAVCEAMMKSDANILVSSTGMLHCRASLRSMEAGIPSICLDGGMKLEWLQSGAISDDMRQIAVRKHYVGKNVFGADAKICRVTSKYGTDFTYSVEDKIWIPPLPSADFDPYKIINFQKDENRPAGKLYYYLYPTGEFNVAPIEGTANGKLVIDLTMHHLGLLGSPIELTIKDGRVIEIEGGVDARILRDFLATYGDENAYMCPAEASVGVNAKAVVRGIQREDKNIMGTMHFGLGTNVDVGGSIMSKVHMDGVILEPTLYVDGVKRIEHGRFLVPIEGDA; encoded by the coding sequence ATGACAACAGGATCGAGCGGCCTTTTGACGGGGACGCTGGAGCATCTGCGCCGACCACTTGTTCGCAACATCAAGGAAGGCCAGCGCATATTGGTCCTGTCCGATACCGAACATGACCCGAGGGTGTGGCAGGCGATCATGACCATTCTGGCGGACATTGGCGCGGACGCGACGCTGGCCCTTTTCAGCCGCCGACCGGCAGACTACTACGATCCGCCTGAAGCGGTCTGCGAGGCGATGATGAAGTCCGACGCCAACATCCTTGTTTCTTCAACGGGCATGCTGCACTGCCGGGCAAGCCTGCGCTCGATGGAGGCGGGAATTCCGTCGATCTGCCTCGATGGCGGCATGAAGCTGGAGTGGTTGCAGTCGGGCGCGATTTCCGACGACATGCGCCAGATCGCGGTGCGAAAGCACTATGTCGGCAAGAACGTCTTTGGCGCGGACGCCAAGATTTGCCGCGTCACCTCGAAATACGGTACCGATTTTACCTATAGCGTCGAGGACAAGATCTGGATCCCGCCGCTGCCGTCGGCGGATTTCGATCCTTACAAGATCATCAACTTCCAGAAGGACGAGAACCGTCCTGCCGGAAAGCTGTACTACTATCTGTATCCGACCGGCGAATTCAACGTGGCGCCAATCGAGGGGACGGCCAACGGCAAGCTGGTGATCGACCTCACCATGCACCATCTCGGCCTGCTCGGCAGCCCGATCGAGCTGACGATCAAGGACGGGCGCGTCATCGAGATCGAGGGCGGCGTCGATGCGCGAATCCTTCGCGATTTTCTCGCGACCTATGGCGACGAGAACGCCTATATGTGTCCCGCGGAAGCGTCCGTGGGTGTCAACGCCAAGGCTGTCGTTCGCGGCATCCAGCGCGAGGACAAGAATATCATGGGAACCATGCATTTCGGTCTCGGCACCAATGTCGACGTGGGCGGCTCGATCATGTCGAAGGTCCACATGGATGGTGTGATCCTTGAGCCGACGCTGTATGTCGACGGAGTCAAGCGGATCGAGCATGGACGCTTCCTCGTGCCGATCGAAGGCGACGCATAA
- a CDS encoding alpha/beta hydrolase: protein MLLNGVATGQGEPLVLLHPIGLDATFWEGLEGLLDGFRVLRLDLRGHGQSRVSGHRPAIAVYADDVAETMSDHGMEQAAVLGVSFGGMVAQTLALSHPGHVSRLILCACPPGIGEPAREAIRERGLAAERDGMASIVPTTLERWFNPAFQDSPVVAQVRERLLTNDVQGWSDGWNAIAGFDARPRLNEIRARTLVVAGENDKATPREASEAIASGIAGATMTVIPGAPHMLQLETAAAFARIVQDFLGQGAQAGKGGGLE, encoded by the coding sequence ATGCTGTTGAACGGGGTCGCGACCGGCCAGGGGGAGCCGCTGGTTCTTCTGCACCCCATCGGCCTGGACGCTACCTTCTGGGAAGGGTTGGAGGGACTGCTCGACGGGTTTCGTGTGCTCAGGCTTGACCTGAGGGGCCACGGCCAGTCCCGCGTTTCCGGGCACCGGCCTGCGATCGCTGTCTATGCCGACGATGTCGCTGAAACGATGTCTGACCACGGCATGGAGCAAGCCGCCGTGCTCGGCGTTTCGTTCGGAGGCATGGTCGCGCAGACTTTGGCCTTGTCCCATCCGGGGCACGTATCGCGCCTGATCCTGTGCGCCTGTCCCCCGGGCATCGGGGAACCGGCTCGTGAGGCGATACGCGAACGTGGCCTGGCCGCAGAGCGCGATGGAATGGCGAGCATCGTGCCCACGACTCTCGAGCGCTGGTTCAATCCGGCGTTTCAGGACAGCCCGGTCGTCGCGCAGGTGCGCGAACGGCTGTTGACAAACGATGTACAAGGTTGGTCGGACGGCTGGAACGCCATCGCGGGTTTTGACGCCCGGCCACGCCTTAATGAAATTCGCGCCCGCACATTGGTGGTCGCGGGGGAAAATGACAAGGCCACGCCGCGCGAAGCGTCCGAGGCAATCGCAAGCGGTATAGCGGGGGCGACGATGACGGTGATCCCCGGCGCACCTCATATGCTGCAACTGGAAACAGCCGCCGCCTTCGCGCGCATCGTGCAGGATTTCTTGGGGCAAGGTGCGCAGGCGGGCAAAGGAGGCGGGTTGGAATGA
- a CDS encoding choline dehydrogenase: MAEGNYDFIVVGAGSAGAVIAARLSENPSWKVLLLEAGPPNKSVWLHVPIGFAKLFTNAKYNWMYSTDPEPYIDGRQMFTPRGKTLGGSSSINGMIYLRGVPTDFNHWRQMGNAGWGYDDVLPFFRKLESYAGGDDEYRGRSGPIEVTDAEWRNDLTEAFIAAGRELGLPRNDGFNGPTQEGIGYFNLSQKNGLRNSTARGYLKPARNRQNLHIVTDALVERVILDGSRATGVEYSVGGEKRRASAGREIIVSGGAINSPQLLQLSGIGPGDLLSQHGIAVQHELPGVGENLHDHFNCKTSIRVSAPLTVNDQVKNWYRRALAGLQYALHRNGALTVAAGVVGVFAKSRPDLEVPDLQVHFFPFSGDDLSVAPHTFSGVTAIVNQHIPQSRGHVHIKSADARQAPSILVNYLKEEIDQKTTVAGLRFVRRLFGTDAMKPFYVNEMKPGQKVQSDEELLAYARANGDSTYHLCGSCRMGMKTAKMAVVDERLRVHGLEGLRVADASIMPQITSANTNVTSIMIGEKCADMVKSDARA, translated from the coding sequence ATGGCGGAAGGAAACTATGATTTTATTGTGGTCGGTGCGGGTTCTGCCGGCGCTGTCATTGCCGCGCGGCTGAGCGAAAACCCATCCTGGAAGGTGCTGCTGCTCGAAGCGGGTCCGCCGAACAAGAGCGTGTGGCTGCATGTGCCGATCGGCTTTGCCAAGCTGTTCACCAATGCCAAGTACAACTGGATGTACAGCACCGATCCGGAGCCTTACATCGACGGGCGACAGATGTTCACGCCGCGTGGCAAAACGCTTGGCGGGAGCAGCTCGATCAATGGCATGATCTACCTGCGCGGAGTGCCGACCGATTTCAACCACTGGCGCCAGATGGGCAATGCCGGTTGGGGCTACGACGACGTTCTGCCGTTTTTCCGCAAGCTCGAATCCTATGCGGGCGGCGACGACGAATATCGCGGGCGCAGCGGCCCGATCGAAGTTACCGACGCGGAATGGCGCAACGACCTGACGGAAGCCTTCATAGCCGCCGGTCGCGAGCTTGGGCTGCCGCGCAATGACGGCTTCAACGGGCCGACGCAGGAAGGCATCGGCTATTTCAACCTCTCGCAGAAGAACGGCCTGCGCAACTCGACCGCGCGCGGCTATCTCAAGCCTGCGCGCAACCGCCAGAACCTCCACATCGTGACCGATGCACTGGTCGAGCGGGTGATCCTCGACGGCAGCCGCGCGACGGGCGTGGAATACAGCGTTGGCGGTGAAAAGCGTCGGGCGTCCGCCGGCCGCGAAATCATCGTATCGGGCGGCGCGATCAACTCGCCCCAATTGCTCCAGCTTTCCGGCATCGGGCCGGGTGACCTGCTTTCCCAACACGGGATTGCCGTGCAGCACGAACTGCCGGGCGTGGGCGAGAACCTTCACGACCACTTCAACTGCAAGACATCTATCCGCGTCAGCGCGCCGCTGACCGTCAACGACCAGGTCAAGAACTGGTATCGCCGCGCGCTTGCGGGCCTGCAATATGCATTGCATCGCAACGGCGCGCTGACGGTTGCGGCGGGTGTCGTCGGCGTGTTCGCCAAGAGCAGGCCGGACCTCGAAGTGCCGGACCTTCAGGTCCACTTCTTCCCGTTTTCGGGCGACGACCTGTCGGTTGCTCCGCACACTTTTTCCGGCGTGACCGCAATCGTCAACCAGCATATCCCGCAAAGTCGCGGCCATGTGCACATCAAGTCGGCGGACGCGCGGCAAGCGCCTTCGATTCTGGTCAACTATCTGAAGGAAGAGATCGACCAGAAGACGACGGTTGCCGGGTTGAGATTTGTCCGCAGGCTATTCGGCACCGATGCGATGAAGCCGTTTTACGTGAACGAGATGAAGCCCGGGCAAAAGGTGCAGAGCGACGAAGAGCTGCTTGCCTATGCGCGCGCCAACGGCGATTCGACCTATCATCTTTGCGGTAGTTGCCGGATGGGGATGAAAACCGCGAAAATGGCCGTGGTCGACGAGCGCCTGCGCGTCCACGGGCTGGAGGGCCTGCGCGTCGCCGACGCTTCCATCATGCCGCAGATCACCTCGGCCAACACGAACGTGACCTCGATCATGATCGGCGAGAAGTGCGCGGACATGGTCAAGAGCGACGCGCGCGCCTGA
- a CDS encoding amidohydrolase family protein: protein MKDRTIGANMRNPSVDHDWLALRREDVLEPDQRIIDAHHHMWDRPGWRYLPPDMLLDIHDGHRVVATVHVEDEAGYRSYGPADMRPVGETEIMAGLGHAWSSQDPQVNINAAIVGYADLILGDAVRPVLEAHMEAGQGRFRGIRHITAWDADETVQTPLGPPRRTLVEGMIPDPRFRQGFAHLGQMGLTFDAWVYHPQLGELADLADAFPQTTIVVNHIGGIIRTGSYRDRLDETFAQWRAAVSDIARRPNVLMKIGGLGMQLFGFDLRDRPVPASSEYLAGIWEPFANHCIEAFGPERCMFESNFPVDMAFFTYRTMWNAFKRLAAGASSHEKDLMFYETAARTYRLAAPPD from the coding sequence ATGAAGGACAGGACAATCGGCGCGAATATGCGCAATCCGTCCGTCGATCACGACTGGCTGGCGCTTCGCCGCGAGGATGTGCTCGAACCGGACCAGCGGATCATCGACGCGCATCACCACATGTGGGATCGCCCCGGCTGGCGCTATCTGCCACCGGACATGCTGCTGGACATTCATGACGGGCACCGCGTCGTTGCGACGGTGCATGTGGAGGACGAGGCAGGCTATCGTTCCTACGGACCAGCCGACATGCGGCCTGTCGGAGAAACCGAGATCATGGCGGGCCTCGGCCATGCGTGGTCCTCGCAGGACCCGCAGGTGAACATCAATGCCGCGATTGTGGGGTATGCCGATCTCATTCTCGGCGATGCCGTGCGTCCGGTTCTGGAAGCACATATGGAAGCGGGGCAGGGCCGCTTCAGGGGCATTCGCCACATCACGGCCTGGGACGCGGACGAAACGGTGCAGACCCCGCTCGGCCCGCCACGGCGCACACTCGTCGAGGGCATGATCCCCGATCCGCGTTTCCGGCAGGGGTTCGCGCATCTCGGGCAAATGGGCCTGACTTTCGATGCCTGGGTATATCATCCGCAACTCGGCGAACTGGCCGATCTGGCGGATGCGTTTCCCCAGACGACGATCGTCGTGAACCACATCGGCGGAATCATCCGCACGGGTTCCTATCGCGACCGCCTCGATGAGACATTTGCGCAATGGCGCGCGGCTGTCTCCGACATTGCGCGACGACCGAACGTTCTCATGAAGATCGGAGGCCTCGGCATGCAGCTTTTCGGCTTCGACCTGCGCGACAGGCCAGTTCCGGCGTCGTCGGAATATCTGGCCGGAATCTGGGAGCCCTTCGCGAATCATTGCATCGAAGCGTTTGGTCCCGAACGCTGCATGTTTGAAAGTAATTTTCCGGTCGATATGGCATTTTTTACATATCGAACAATGTGGAATGCTTTCAAGCGGCTGGCTGCGGGGGCATCTTCGCACGAAAAGGATCTGATGTTCTACGAAACGGCGGCAAGGACCTATCGCCTGGCGGCGCCGCCGGACTGA
- a CDS encoding ABC transporter substrate-binding protein: protein MKKYSAVLGCLLTLSAGHALAQDDNRPVLKMAVLEALSGPNSLVAKHIANATRYTVETEMAKPDYKGPKIELKEYDTQGLSNLVSDRLRQAIDEGANVIVQGNSSALAAQVSEAIARHNARNPEHTVLFLNTVAAAMELTGAKCQFYHFRGSPDVSSVIKAIVIGMKDAGALGTKVYALNQNYSFGQDINKAVNEYAGIGGYTVVGETLHEVQKIQDFAPYVAAIASKSPDSVITGNYGNDLLLFLRASREAGQKYALGAFQLDAPGTLAAAGPSAEGGFAVNTFNAELDADSAALAEDYKAKIGEYPVMVAPKTVKSLQLFFQALNSLAGKDKVTAEDMVIALENTKMQTSIGEISYRKEDHQIITPVVVSKVSKDAKYKADGTDMGFKPVKVIPGSEAISAVQDNCKMERPKGL, encoded by the coding sequence ATGAAGAAGTATTCTGCGGTTCTGGGCTGCCTGCTGACCTTGTCGGCGGGCCATGCGTTGGCGCAGGACGACAATCGTCCGGTGCTGAAAATGGCTGTGCTTGAGGCGCTTTCAGGTCCCAATTCGCTGGTGGCCAAGCATATCGCCAACGCCACGCGCTATACGGTTGAAACCGAAATGGCGAAGCCCGACTACAAGGGTCCGAAGATCGAACTGAAAGAATATGACACGCAGGGTCTTTCCAACCTCGTGTCGGATCGTTTGCGCCAGGCCATCGATGAAGGCGCAAACGTGATCGTGCAGGGAAATTCCTCGGCGCTGGCCGCGCAGGTGAGCGAGGCGATTGCCCGCCACAATGCGCGCAACCCCGAACATACTGTTCTGTTTCTCAACACTGTCGCCGCCGCGATGGAGCTTACCGGTGCAAAGTGCCAGTTCTATCATTTCCGTGGATCGCCTGACGTCAGCAGCGTCATCAAAGCCATCGTGATCGGCATGAAGGATGCGGGCGCGCTCGGCACCAAGGTCTATGCCCTGAACCAGAATTATTCCTTCGGCCAGGACATCAACAAGGCGGTGAACGAATATGCCGGCATCGGCGGCTACACGGTGGTCGGCGAGACGTTGCACGAAGTGCAGAAGATTCAGGACTTTGCGCCCTATGTTGCTGCAATCGCATCGAAATCGCCAGATTCCGTGATTACCGGGAACTACGGCAACGATCTGCTGCTGTTTCTGAGAGCATCGCGCGAAGCCGGGCAGAAATATGCCCTCGGCGCGTTCCAGCTCGATGCGCCGGGCACGCTTGCGGCAGCCGGACCGAGCGCGGAAGGCGGCTTTGCGGTCAACACCTTCAATGCCGAACTCGACGCCGACAGCGCTGCGCTCGCGGAGGACTACAAGGCGAAGATCGGCGAATATCCCGTGATGGTCGCTCCCAAGACCGTCAAGAGCCTGCAGCTTTTCTTCCAGGCGCTGAACTCCCTTGCCGGTAAGGACAAGGTGACGGCTGAGGACATGGTCATTGCGCTGGAGAACACCAAGATGCAAACCAGCATTGGTGAAATCTCGTACCGGAAGGAAGACCACCAGATCATCACGCCCGTGGTCGTGTCGAAGGTCAGCAAGGATGCCAAGTACAAGGCAGATGGCACCGACATGGGCTTCAAGCCGGTCAAGGTGATCCCGGGTTCTGAAGCCATCTCCGCCGTGCAGGACAACTGCAAGATGGAACGCCCGAAAGGTCTTTAG
- a CDS encoding ABC transporter substrate-binding protein, which translates to MKKSFFVLGCVSVLATNPALAQDSEPPVVKMAVIEALSGPNSLIANLMASATRYTVETETAKPDYKGPKVELREYDTQGLSNLVSDRLRQALDDGANVIVNGNSAAAALISEAVVRNNKRNPDHTVLFLDTVGAAMELTGTKCQFYHFRGSSDVSTAIKAIVLGMKDAGALGTKVYAFNQNYTFGQDINKAVNEYAGIGGYTVVGETLHEVQKIQDFAPYVAALASKSPDSVITGNYGNDLLLFLKASRDAGQKYALGAYQLDTPGTLAAAGPSAEGGFAVNTFNAELDADSAALAEDYKAKTGKYPVMTAPKTVQSLTLFFKALNSLAGKDKVTAEDMAVALENTTMQTGAGAIHYRKEDHQIIAPVIVSQVSKDAKYKVDGTDMGFKPIKVINGEDAVSAVQPTCKMERPTGL; encoded by the coding sequence ATGAAGAAGTCTTTTTTCGTGCTTGGCTGTGTATCTGTCCTGGCCACGAACCCCGCGCTCGCGCAAGACAGCGAGCCGCCCGTTGTAAAGATGGCCGTTATCGAGGCGCTGTCCGGGCCAAACTCGCTCATTGCCAATCTCATGGCGAGCGCGACAAGATATACGGTGGAAACCGAGACGGCGAAGCCTGACTACAAGGGCCCCAAGGTCGAGTTGAGGGAGTATGATACGCAAGGTCTTTCCAACCTCGTGTCCGACCGTTTGAGGCAGGCCCTCGACGATGGCGCCAACGTGATTGTCAACGGCAACTCGGCTGCGGCAGCATTGATAAGCGAAGCGGTGGTGCGCAACAACAAGCGCAACCCCGACCACACCGTGCTGTTTCTGGACACGGTCGGCGCGGCGATGGAACTGACCGGCACCAAGTGCCAGTTCTATCACTTCCGGGGATCGTCGGACGTCAGCACCGCGATCAAGGCGATCGTGCTCGGCATGAAGGATGCCGGTGCGCTTGGCACCAAGGTTTATGCCTTCAACCAGAACTATACGTTCGGACAGGACATCAACAAGGCCGTGAACGAATATGCCGGCATCGGCGGCTATACGGTTGTCGGCGAGACATTGCATGAAGTGCAGAAGATCCAGGATTTCGCGCCCTATGTCGCGGCGCTCGCGTCAAAATCGCCGGATTCGGTGATCACTGGAAACTACGGCAACGACCTCCTGCTGTTTCTGAAAGCCTCTCGCGATGCCGGGCAGAAATATGCGCTCGGCGCCTATCAGCTCGACACGCCGGGCACGCTGGCGGCAGCCGGGCCGAGCGCGGAGGGCGGTTTTGCGGTCAACACATTCAATGCCGAACTCGACGCCGACAGCGCCGCGCTTGCCGAGGACTACAAGGCCAAGACGGGCAAATACCCGGTCATGACGGCCCCGAAAACCGTGCAAAGCCTTACGCTGTTCTTCAAGGCGCTCAACTCGCTTGCGGGCAAGGACAAGGTGACTGCCGAGGACATGGCGGTGGCGCTCGAAAACACCACGATGCAGACCGGCGCGGGTGCGATCCACTATCGCAAGGAAGACCACCAGATCATTGCGCCGGTAATTGTTTCGCAGGTCAGCAAGGACGCGAAGTACAAGGTCGACGGCACCGATATGGGCTTCAAGCCGATTAAGGTGATCAATGGAGAGGACGCGGTGTCCGCGGTCCAGCCGACCTGCAAGATGGAACGGCCGACCGGTCTTTGA
- a CDS encoding branched-chain amino acid ABC transporter permease — protein sequence MEYVTFSLLNGLSYGMILFLVSAGLTLIFGMMGVLNFAHASFYMIGAYVGYVLAGTGHFWWGVVAAPLVCGALGIVMERYMLSGVHKLGHGHELLLTFGVALVIRELIRLGFGDLSVDYSMPAYMRFPILSLSGSQYPFYRVFMALAALVIFLSLYLLLARTRVGLVIRAAVYQPEMVGLLGHNVPLVHLLVFAVGTGLAGLAGAIAGAYFVTSPTMAADVGLMVFVVIVIGGLGSLGGALIGSLLVGLVTSFTAGLDWSLLTLIQALGFNVPAPDGPSILTVELSQLSGATPFMLMLLVLLARPEGLLGKGR from the coding sequence ATGGAATATGTAACATTCTCCCTGCTCAACGGTCTCAGCTACGGGATGATACTGTTCCTGGTCTCGGCGGGGCTGACGCTGATATTCGGCATGATGGGCGTGCTCAACTTCGCGCACGCTTCCTTCTACATGATTGGCGCCTATGTGGGCTATGTGCTGGCGGGGACCGGCCATTTCTGGTGGGGCGTCGTCGCCGCCCCGCTGGTCTGCGGCGCGCTCGGCATCGTCATGGAGCGCTACATGCTGTCAGGCGTCCACAAGCTCGGTCACGGCCATGAACTGCTGCTGACATTCGGGGTCGCGCTGGTGATACGCGAGTTGATCCGGCTGGGTTTCGGCGACCTGTCGGTCGACTATTCGATGCCCGCCTATATGCGCTTCCCGATCCTGTCCCTTTCGGGTTCGCAATATCCGTTCTACCGCGTTTTCATGGCGCTGGCAGCGCTGGTCATCTTTCTCAGCCTCTACCTGCTGCTGGCGCGCACGCGCGTCGGCCTCGTTATTCGCGCGGCGGTTTACCAGCCTGAAATGGTGGGATTGCTCGGGCATAACGTGCCGCTTGTCCACCTCCTGGTCTTTGCCGTCGGCACCGGCCTTGCGGGGCTGGCGGGCGCAATCGCCGGGGCCTATTTCGTCACCAGTCCCACGATGGCCGCCGATGTCGGGTTGATGGTTTTCGTGGTCATCGTCATCGGCGGGCTCGGCTCGCTCGGCGGCGCGCTGATCGGCTCCCTGCTGGTAGGCCTGGTGACATCCTTCACGGCGGGCCTCGACTGGTCGCTGCTCACTCTCATTCAGGCGCTGGGCTTCAATGTTCCCGCGCCCGACGGTCCCTCGATCCTGACGGTTGAACTCTCCCAGCTTTCGGGCGCAACGCCGTTCATGCTGATGCTGCTGGTTCTGCTTGCGCGTCCAGAAGGGCTTCTGGGGAAGGGACGATGA
- a CDS encoding branched-chain amino acid ABC transporter permease codes for MTHNSHPASGVHKGSALMTPNGKSSIRAFYWLLPIAGIAILAVLPYYLSSAYVGLAADALVAGLFAMSFNMLYGQAGMLSFGHGAYLGIGTFAAIHAMQAAETSDISIPTPLIPLAGGLAAMIVGCLVGLLATRRTGVYFALITVAFAQIMLSIATPFDLIFGGEGGISAWRPAWLGFDFGDITQVYYLTLFWVVICIIAIRYWIGTPLGRAAEAIRDNDERLAFLGYDVHIAKTLIFSLACLFAGVAGALMAINRESATYLVFSDSISAEVVLNSFIGGIGVFLGPAVGAAIMTLAGNIVSDMSRSWPLYQGILFVLIVMYMPTGILGLAQGQWQMLQRYGLAGVLKSWILFVVGAALVALAIILAVELGHAVFDTTLIPATDQQGIGVLGVTWNPESPFTWAIIVVSFAVGISLCRWSYKLMTALAQRQTGGR; via the coding sequence ATGACACATAATTCGCACCCCGCTTCGGGCGTCCACAAAGGGAGCGCGCTTATGACGCCGAACGGCAAGAGCAGCATCCGTGCATTCTACTGGCTGCTGCCGATCGCCGGCATCGCGATACTTGCGGTGCTGCCCTATTATCTGTCCTCGGCCTATGTCGGCCTTGCGGCCGACGCGCTTGTGGCGGGCCTGTTCGCCATGTCCTTCAACATGCTCTACGGTCAGGCCGGAATGCTCTCCTTCGGCCATGGCGCTTATCTCGGCATCGGCACCTTTGCGGCAATCCACGCCATGCAGGCAGCGGAGACGAGCGATATCAGCATTCCGACGCCGCTCATCCCGCTTGCCGGCGGCCTCGCGGCGATGATTGTCGGATGCCTGGTCGGCCTGCTCGCGACGCGGCGAACCGGCGTTTATTTCGCGCTCATCACCGTCGCCTTCGCCCAGATCATGCTGTCGATCGCGACGCCCTTCGACCTGATTTTCGGAGGCGAGGGCGGCATCTCGGCCTGGCGTCCGGCATGGCTCGGCTTCGATTTTGGCGATATCACCCAGGTCTACTATCTGACGCTCTTTTGGGTGGTCATCTGCATCATCGCGATCCGCTACTGGATCGGCACGCCGCTTGGCCGTGCCGCCGAGGCAATCCGCGACAATGACGAGCGCCTCGCATTCCTCGGCTACGACGTGCACATCGCCAAGACCTTGATCTTCAGCCTCGCCTGCCTGTTTGCCGGCGTGGCGGGCGCGCTCATGGCCATCAACCGGGAGTCCGCGACCTATCTGGTGTTCAGCGACAGCATCTCCGCCGAAGTGGTGCTCAATTCCTTCATCGGCGGCATCGGTGTGTTCCTCGGGCCCGCGGTCGGCGCGGCGATCATGACGCTGGCGGGCAACATCGTCTCCGATATGTCGCGCTCATGGCCGCTGTATCAGGGCATCCTGTTCGTCCTGATCGTCATGTATATGCCGACGGGGATCCTCGGACTGGCGCAGGGCCAGTGGCAGATGCTCCAGCGCTACGGCCTTGCGGGCGTGCTGAAGTCGTGGATTCTCTTTGTGGTTGGCGCGGCACTCGTCGCGCTTGCGATCATCCTGGCGGTCGAGCTTGGCCATGCGGTCTTCGACACCACCCTGATCCCGGCGACCGATCAACAGGGAATTGGCGTGCTCGGTGTGACGTGGAACCCGGAAAGCCCGTTCACATGGGCGATTATTGTCGTCAGCTTCGCGGTCGGAATTTCGCTTTGCCGCTGGAGCTACAAGCTGATGACGGCGCTGGCGCAACGCCAGACGGGAGGAAGATAA
- a CDS encoding ABC transporter ATP-binding protein yields the protein MAQSDIVLDIRDLKKSFGEIEIIRGVDLTVRRNERHAIIGPNGAGKSTLFNLISGRLRATSGSILLNGTPIETKAPHLINRAGLGRSFQINSLFPQLSTFEHLRFGRLSRQGIRYSFLRPASSWRGAGEETRSLLQDIGLSHRSEEAGGSLSYSEQRSLEIGMSLSTDPDIILLDEPTAGMSRDETRRAVELIRRTTEGKTLLVVEHDMDVVFSLCDVVSVLVYGQIIATGTPEEIRSNRKVQEAYLGVEIDEHA from the coding sequence ATGGCACAATCGGATATCGTGCTGGACATTCGCGATCTGAAGAAAAGCTTCGGCGAGATCGAGATCATTCGTGGCGTCGATCTCACCGTCAGGCGCAACGAGCGGCACGCAATCATCGGCCCGAACGGCGCGGGCAAATCCACGCTGTTCAATCTGATTTCGGGAAGGCTGAGGGCAACCAGCGGCTCCATCCTGCTGAACGGCACGCCGATCGAAACCAAGGCTCCGCACCTGATCAATCGCGCCGGCCTTGGCCGCTCGTTCCAGATCAATTCGCTCTTCCCGCAGCTTTCGACCTTCGAGCATCTTCGCTTCGGTCGGCTTTCGCGGCAGGGCATCCGCTATTCCTTCCTGCGTCCGGCTTCGTCATGGCGCGGGGCAGGCGAGGAGACGCGGTCGCTGTTGCAGGATATCGGGCTTTCGCATCGCAGCGAGGAGGCCGGCGGGAGCCTTTCCTATTCGGAGCAGCGCAGCCTCGAGATCGGCATGTCGCTTTCCACCGATCCCGACATCATCCTGCTCGACGAGCCAACCGCAGGCATGTCGCGCGACGAGACCCGGCGTGCGGTGGAACTCATTCGACGGACCACCGAGGGAAAGACGCTGCTGGTGGTCGAGCACGACATGGATGTGGTCTTTTCGCTGTGCGACGTGGTGTCGGTGCTGGTCTACGGGCAGATCATCGCCACAGGCACGCCGGAGGAAATCCGCAGCAACAGGAAAGTGCAGGAAGCCTATCTCGGCGTGGAGATCGACGAGCATGCTTGA
- a CDS encoding ABC transporter ATP-binding protein — protein MLEVSALCAGYGESQILQDFSFRIGKGEAISILGRNGSGRSTLLKSIMGVLVPYSGSVQMEGEDITGAKPFQIVRRGIAYVPEERLVFTNLTVDENLSLGRRSSVQASEEWTVDQMYAYFPRLAERRDTLARHLSGGEQQMLTMARSLLTNPKLILIDEPTEGLAPKIVDVVMNVIVDIQRKGIAVILVEQKLTIALKVVERVIVVGHGTVVFEGTPSEFSNNGEIKRKWLEVS, from the coding sequence ATGCTTGAGGTTTCAGCTTTGTGCGCAGGCTATGGCGAGAGCCAGATCCTGCAGGATTTCTCGTTCCGGATCGGAAAAGGTGAAGCGATCAGCATACTTGGCCGCAATGGCTCGGGCCGTTCGACGCTGCTTAAATCGATAATGGGGGTCCTGGTCCCATATTCCGGCTCCGTCCAGATGGAAGGGGAGGACATCACCGGGGCAAAGCCGTTCCAGATCGTGCGGCGCGGCATCGCCTATGTCCCGGAAGAGCGGCTGGTTTTCACGAATCTCACGGTGGACGAAAATCTGTCGCTCGGACGACGCTCTTCGGTGCAAGCGTCCGAGGAATGGACCGTCGACCAGATGTACGCCTATTTTCCGCGCCTTGCGGAACGTCGCGATACGCTTGCGCGGCATTTGTCAGGCGGAGAGCAGCAGATGCTGACGATGGCGCGCTCGCTCCTGACCAATCCCAAGCTCATCCTGATCGACGAACCGACCGAAGGGCTGGCGCCGAAGATCGTCGACGTGGTCATGAACGTGATCGTCGACATTCAGCGCAAGGGAATCGCGGTCATCCTTGTCGAACAGAAACTGACAATTGCACTGAAAGTCGTCGAGCGGGTTATCGTTGTCGGGCACGGCACCGTCGTCTTTGAGGGGACACCTTCGGAATTTTCAAACAACGGCGAAATCAAGCGCAAATGGCTTGAGGTTTCCTGA